The proteins below come from a single Holdemania massiliensis genomic window:
- a CDS encoding MurR/RpiR family transcriptional regulator yields MNILKKLENLENVTPNERILIETILNDPERFLAAKPKEIASLTYVSVPTLYRLINKLGLSGVNDLKLQLQDALHTETETAVESFDFPISPTDTVNEIQQHLKDVYAQTIDDTLKLSDQQVLVEVSQLMQKAAHIDVYASAGNLFFAQNFAFQMQEINVSVHVPEAEYMQKLSAGNADATHLSIVISFGGRGGSMNTVCQILSDNQSPIVLITSTQKNPLTRFAKYRIFMSSYENHYQKISSFSTRLTLLYILDTLYSIYFRLNYQTLLDRKLSTYEKIHRRLNRREPEI; encoded by the coding sequence GTGAATATTCTTAAAAAACTGGAAAACCTTGAAAATGTGACGCCCAACGAGCGAATTCTGATCGAAACGATTTTAAACGATCCGGAACGCTTCCTTGCCGCCAAGCCGAAAGAAATTGCCTCGCTGACCTACGTTTCCGTGCCAACGCTTTACCGCCTGATCAACAAGCTGGGCTTAAGCGGCGTTAACGATCTGAAGCTGCAGCTGCAGGATGCGCTGCATACCGAAACGGAAACAGCGGTGGAAAGCTTTGACTTTCCGATCTCACCGACCGATACGGTCAACGAAATCCAGCAGCACTTAAAGGACGTGTATGCCCAGACGATTGACGATACGCTGAAGCTTTCCGATCAACAGGTTTTAGTCGAGGTGTCGCAGCTGATGCAGAAGGCCGCTCATATCGACGTTTACGCCTCAGCCGGCAATCTCTTTTTTGCCCAGAACTTTGCGTTTCAGATGCAGGAAATCAACGTCAGCGTCCATGTTCCGGAAGCGGAATACATGCAGAAGCTCTCGGCCGGCAATGCCGACGCCACACATCTGTCCATCGTGATTTCCTTTGGCGGACGGGGCGGTTCGATGAACACGGTCTGTCAGATTTTAAGCGATAATCAATCGCCGATCGTGCTGATTACCTCAACGCAGAAAAATCCGCTAACCCGCTTTGCGAAATACCGCATCTTCATGTCGTCGTATGAAAATCACTATCAGAAGATTTCTTCCTTCTCCACTCGGCTGACTCTGCTTTACATTCTGGATACGCTGTATTCGATCTATTTCCGGCTCAACTACCAAACGCTGTTAGACCGCAAGCTGTCCACTTACGAAAAGATTCATCGGCGGTTAAACCGCCGGGAACCCGAAATTTAA
- a CDS encoding aminopeptidase P family N-terminal domain-containing protein, protein MGKGNVVLKQVKAPQKDCTGIPVALSDATIQQRKDKVLKKMQERGLDQLVIYGDVEHGGNFEYLVGYFTRFEEALLVLNADGKATLVLGNENLNKASKSRIEAAAVHVSLFSLPNQPNRSDKTLKQLLEEAGIAAGKRTGLVGWKMFTSSLEDNKKIYDVPSYVVDAVKAIVGEDQLSNETDLFIGEQGVRTTNNANEIAHYEYAAALASDCVLDAMDKLEIGVSELELGDALVRNGQHTSIVTIAASGPRFVQANMFPTANTVKLGDPIALTVGYRGGSSSRSGLAIQEAAQLPEATQDYLDRVAGPYFRAYCAWLQAIHIGQCGGALFDTIEAVLPRTQYGWSLCPGHLSAEEEWMSSPVYEGSQEKLESGMLFQIDIIPSVAGYPGTSAESTVVLADEPLKQEIKKQYPDMWERMQQRRAYLKSELGIEVSEDVLPMCSTVAYLRPFLLNKDSAFVLKPGTEQQ, encoded by the coding sequence ATGGGTAAAGGAAATGTTGTTTTAAAACAGGTTAAAGCGCCGCAGAAGGACTGTACCGGGATCCCGGTAGCCTTGAGCGATGCCACGATTCAGCAGCGTAAAGATAAAGTCCTGAAAAAGATGCAGGAACGCGGTCTGGATCAGCTGGTGATCTATGGCGATGTTGAGCACGGCGGCAACTTTGAATATCTGGTCGGCTACTTCACACGCTTTGAAGAAGCGCTGCTGGTGCTGAACGCGGATGGCAAAGCCACATTGGTGCTGGGCAATGAAAATCTGAACAAAGCATCCAAGTCACGAATTGAAGCAGCGGCAGTGCATGTGAGCTTGTTCTCGCTGCCCAATCAGCCCAACCGCAGCGATAAAACATTGAAGCAGCTGTTAGAGGAAGCGGGAATTGCGGCGGGAAAACGCACCGGCTTAGTCGGCTGGAAAATGTTTACGAGCAGTCTGGAGGACAACAAAAAAATCTATGATGTTCCTTCATACGTCGTCGATGCAGTCAAGGCGATTGTCGGCGAAGATCAGCTGAGCAATGAAACCGACCTGTTCATCGGTGAACAGGGCGTGCGCACGACCAACAATGCCAATGAGATCGCACATTATGAATATGCCGCGGCCTTGGCTTCCGACTGTGTGCTGGATGCGATGGACAAGCTGGAGATCGGCGTCAGCGAACTGGAGCTGGGCGATGCGCTGGTGCGAAACGGGCAGCATACCAGCATCGTTACGATTGCGGCCAGTGGTCCGCGGTTTGTCCAGGCCAACATGTTTCCAACCGCCAACACCGTCAAGCTCGGCGATCCGATCGCTTTGACCGTCGGTTACCGCGGCGGCTCCAGCAGCCGTTCCGGTCTGGCAATTCAGGAAGCGGCGCAGCTGCCGGAAGCGACGCAGGATTATCTTGACCGTGTCGCGGGGCCGTACTTTAGAGCATACTGCGCTTGGCTGCAGGCGATTCACATTGGGCAGTGCGGCGGCGCGCTGTTTGATACGATTGAAGCCGTTCTGCCACGGACCCAATACGGCTGGTCACTATGTCCGGGGCATCTGAGTGCTGAGGAGGAATGGATGTCCTCACCGGTGTATGAAGGCAGTCAGGAAAAACTGGAAAGCGGAATGCTCTTTCAGATCGACATCATTCCGTCGGTGGCCGGCTATCCCGGCACAAGCGCGGAAAGCACGGTTGTGCTGGCTGATGAACCGCTGAAACAGGAAATCAAAAAACAATATCCGGATATGTGGGAACGAATGCAGCAGCGCCGGGCTTATCTGAAATCCGAGCTGGGCATCGAGGTGTCCGAGGATGTTTTGCCGATGTGCAGTACCGTGGCTTATCTTCGCCCGTTCTTATTAAATAAGGATAGTGCTTTTGTTTTAAAGCCGGGTACGGAGCAGCAATGA
- a CDS encoding M81 family metallopeptidase, producing MKKILIGALLAESNAYVQKDCEIQDFTILTGPAMADKLAIRELAEAHDVQLIPSLHASCMAAGCVDEDTFDYLQKKFIQAVKAHQEELDGIYLFLHGASHVRNLPGGSGDHFLLHAIRKIVGPYLPIAVLCDPHGNLAQEYVDECTVLRTFRHSPHSDRDQASQIVFQCLLNVLQDRRPIHPVYRKVPILLGGERCVSADEPLCSINQKLDQIEVDPRILCCSYHIGYLRHDSEHCGAGIVVVPNQPEDEAYAEQKAEEIYDYVWQRHTEFHFTGNASEPDAALAAMLEFDGRPCFLSDSGDNVTAGAPGVNTTMLKQVLALSDFHNKQILFAAICDSELCAKTLIHVQAGEKVDVEIGAQLDSNSAPVRIRGTVAAVGNLHRRYGDEAVAGSAWTVKLEDLPVSVVIASAPVSFSERLQYEKAHVDLDTYDLIIVKQGYLYPELKAMAANYVMALTDGACMQRTEKLIYKKVSRPIYPLDAI from the coding sequence ATGAAGAAGATTTTGATCGGAGCGCTGCTGGCGGAATCCAACGCCTATGTGCAGAAAGATTGTGAAATTCAGGACTTTACGATTTTGACCGGTCCGGCCATGGCGGACAAACTGGCGATTCGCGAGCTGGCTGAGGCGCATGACGTTCAGCTGATCCCCTCGCTGCATGCCAGCTGCATGGCAGCCGGCTGCGTGGATGAGGACACGTTTGACTATTTACAGAAAAAATTCATCCAAGCTGTAAAGGCTCATCAGGAAGAGCTGGATGGGATCTATCTGTTTCTGCATGGCGCCAGTCATGTGCGGAATTTGCCGGGCGGCTCCGGCGATCATTTCCTGCTTCACGCGATCCGCAAAATTGTCGGACCGTATCTGCCGATTGCGGTTCTATGCGATCCGCACGGCAATCTGGCGCAGGAGTATGTCGATGAATGCACGGTGCTGCGTACCTTCCGCCATTCCCCGCATTCAGATCGGGACCAAGCCAGTCAGATTGTCTTTCAGTGCCTTTTAAATGTATTACAGGATCGGCGTCCGATTCATCCGGTTTATCGGAAGGTTCCGATTCTCTTAGGCGGGGAACGCTGTGTTTCGGCGGATGAACCGTTGTGCTCGATCAATCAGAAGCTTGATCAGATTGAAGTGGATCCGAGGATTCTGTGCTGTTCCTATCATATCGGCTATCTGCGCCATGACAGCGAGCACTGCGGGGCGGGGATAGTCGTCGTGCCGAATCAGCCGGAAGATGAAGCCTATGCTGAACAAAAAGCCGAAGAAATTTATGATTATGTCTGGCAGCGCCATACTGAGTTTCATTTTACCGGCAACGCGTCGGAACCCGATGCGGCGTTGGCGGCGATGCTTGAGTTTGACGGGCGGCCATGTTTCCTTTCTGATTCCGGGGATAATGTCACCGCCGGCGCACCAGGCGTGAACACGACGATGCTTAAACAAGTGCTTGCGCTTTCCGATTTTCACAACAAGCAGATCCTGTTTGCGGCTATCTGCGATTCTGAGCTTTGTGCTAAAACGTTGATTCATGTTCAGGCCGGCGAGAAGGTGGATGTCGAAATCGGTGCGCAGCTGGATTCCAATTCAGCGCCCGTCAGAATCCGCGGAACGGTCGCGGCTGTCGGGAATCTGCATCGGCGGTATGGCGATGAAGCGGTCGCCGGCAGTGCCTGGACGGTCAAGCTGGAAGATCTGCCGGTCAGCGTAGTGATTGCCAGCGCTCCGGTTTCCTTTTCCGAACGGCTTCAATATGAAAAAGCTCATGTGGATTTAGACACCTATGATCTGATCATCGTCAAACAGGGCTATCTGTATCCGGAGCTGAAAGCAATGGCGGCAAACTATGTCATGGCCTTGACCGACGGAGCCTGCATGCAGCGGACTGAAAAGCTGATATACAAAAAGGTCAGCCGTCCGATCTACCCGCTGGATGCGATCTGA
- a CDS encoding M81 family metallopeptidase, with the protein MKILIGGLVAESNAYVAKPCEIQDFVIQTGEDIAHRMYLDELQDELQANQIELIPAIFAYGAGAGRVAYDTFDYILKQFLRKVKAHQHELDGMFFFLHGASNVIDLEGGSGDHKIIEEIRKIVGPYMPIAVVCDPHGNVDQEYADRLNVLRTFRHSPHTDRREAHQYVFRCLVDLLQNRREVHPVYRKVPILLGGERCVSTDEPLVSINKLLDQIEADPRILSCSYHIGYLRHDSAKCGAAVVVVPNQPEDAAYAQSKADEIYDFVWARHKEFHFTGYADEPEAAWEAMLKHEGRPCFLTDSGDNVTAGAPGGNTVVLRQVLAETDYHGKSILLAGITDKKLCEQVFVHQHVGDHVTFAVGPEIDELSAKVTVSGTILSTGDLHNHYHDPKVVGTCWTVKLDDCPVTLVIQSYPVSFAERAQYEQANVDLDGYDLIIVKQGYLYPELKAMASHYVMSLTDGACMQRTERLSYKKVIRPIYPLDNI; encoded by the coding sequence ATGAAAATATTAATTGGCGGCTTAGTCGCTGAATCCAACGCTTATGTCGCAAAACCCTGTGAAATTCAGGATTTCGTCATTCAGACGGGAGAGGATATCGCCCATCGCATGTATCTGGATGAACTGCAGGATGAACTGCAGGCCAATCAAATTGAACTGATTCCGGCAATTTTCGCCTATGGCGCCGGGGCTGGCCGGGTTGCCTACGATACCTTTGATTATATTCTCAAGCAGTTTCTGCGCAAGGTCAAAGCCCATCAGCACGAACTGGACGGCATGTTTTTCTTCCTGCATGGGGCAAGCAACGTCATCGACCTGGAAGGCGGATCCGGTGATCACAAGATCATTGAGGAAATCCGCAAAATCGTTGGCCCGTACATGCCGATTGCGGTCGTCTGCGATCCGCACGGCAATGTCGATCAGGAATATGCTGACCGACTCAATGTGCTGAGAACCTTCCGTCACAGTCCGCATACCGATCGCAGGGAAGCCCATCAATATGTTTTCCGCTGCCTAGTCGATCTGCTTCAAAATCGCCGGGAAGTCCATCCGGTTTACCGCAAAGTTCCGATTCTCTTAGGTGGGGAACGGTGTGTCTCAACCGATGAACCGCTGGTTTCGATCAACAAGCTGCTCGATCAAATTGAAGCTGATCCGCGGATTTTAAGCTGTTCCTATCACATCGGCTATCTGCGTCATGACAGCGCCAAGTGCGGCGCGGCGGTTGTCGTTGTGCCGAATCAGCCGGAAGATGCAGCGTATGCGCAAAGCAAAGCGGATGAGATCTATGACTTTGTCTGGGCGCGGCATAAGGAGTTCCATTTCACCGGCTATGCCGATGAGCCGGAAGCGGCTTGGGAAGCGATGCTGAAGCACGAAGGTCGGCCTTGCTTTTTGACGGATTCCGGGGATAACGTTACCGCCGGCGCGCCGGGCGGCAATACCGTCGTACTGCGGCAGGTTCTGGCGGAAACCGATTATCATGGCAAATCCATTCTGTTAGCGGGGATCACCGATAAAAAACTGTGTGAACAGGTGTTTGTCCATCAGCATGTCGGCGATCATGTAACCTTTGCGGTTGGACCGGAAATTGATGAGTTGTCGGCGAAGGTCACGGTCAGCGGTACGATTCTTTCCACTGGGGATCTGCACAATCATTATCATGATCCGAAGGTGGTTGGCACATGCTGGACGGTGAAGCTGGATGACTGCCCGGTGACACTGGTGATTCAGAGCTATCCGGTTTCCTTTGCGGAACGGGCTCAGTATGAACAGGCGAATGTGGATCTGGATGGGTATGATCTGATCATCGTCAAACAGGGCTATCTGTACCCAGAATTGAAAGCGATGGCTTCGCATTACGTCATGTCGCTGACCGATGGGGCGTGCATGCAGCGGACAGAACGGCTGAGCTACAAGAAGGTCATTCGTCCGATTTATCCGTTAGACAACATTTAA
- a CDS encoding AbrB family transcriptional regulator, which translates to MNALLTLAAGIVGWRIAARLKLPAPAMLGSMIAVGLTNILFDYAALPLAVKVFAQAISGAFIGMQINRSDLGRLKSLIVPFLILAVLLTVNTFVVGIVIRQLCGWDWMTALLACVAGGVTDISLIAMEMGADVGTVAMMQTSRLVGVLLFFPYWIQFLTRHEPDAEKPAETEIPQPMRITFLDRLIHHRSGKIAFTLLLSLGLGMIGNASGLPAASMVFPMIGVVAFNCTTSVCAVPVQIKNVAQLLAGSLVGVSITAATFGSLSSTLVPVGILLVSYWAVNLIYSLLCKHRHLLDLKSAMFASAPGGATDMSLIAADLGADLSQIALIQVLRAAYVVAVMPPLILGFIRLWG; encoded by the coding sequence ATGAATGCTTTACTGACGTTGGCGGCGGGAATTGTGGGATGGAGAATCGCAGCGCGGCTGAAGCTGCCGGCACCGGCGATGCTAGGCAGTATGATCGCCGTCGGGCTTACGAATATTTTGTTTGATTACGCCGCTTTGCCGCTGGCCGTTAAGGTGTTTGCCCAGGCGATTTCCGGGGCGTTTATCGGCATGCAGATAAACCGTTCGGATTTAGGTCGGCTCAAGTCGCTGATCGTCCCGTTTCTGATTTTGGCAGTTCTGCTGACGGTCAATACGTTTGTTGTCGGGATTGTGATCCGGCAGCTGTGCGGCTGGGACTGGATGACGGCGCTGCTGGCTTGTGTGGCCGGCGGGGTGACGGATATTTCGCTGATCGCGATGGAGATGGGCGCGGACGTCGGAACGGTGGCGATGATGCAGACCTCACGGCTGGTTGGAGTGCTGTTGTTTTTTCCTTACTGGATTCAGTTTCTGACCCGCCATGAACCCGACGCGGAAAAACCGGCGGAGACAGAAATCCCGCAGCCAATGCGGATTACATTTTTGGATCGCCTGATTCACCATCGCAGCGGAAAGATTGCCTTTACCTTATTGCTCAGCCTGGGTTTGGGGATGATCGGCAATGCCAGCGGTCTGCCGGCAGCGTCGATGGTCTTTCCGATGATCGGCGTGGTCGCCTTCAACTGTACGACCTCGGTCTGCGCCGTACCCGTTCAGATTAAGAATGTCGCGCAGCTGTTAGCGGGCTCCTTGGTGGGTGTCAGCATCACCGCGGCCACCTTTGGCAGTCTGTCCTCGACGTTGGTGCCGGTGGGGATTCTGTTAGTGAGCTATTGGGCCGTGAATCTGATCTACAGCCTGTTGTGCAAACATCGGCATCTGCTGGATCTGAAATCCGCGATGTTTGCGTCAGCGCCGGGCGGGGCAACGGACATGTCGTTGATCGCCGCCGATCTGGGAGCGGATCTTTCGCAGATCGCCTTGATTCAGGTGCTGCGGGCGGCATATGTGGTGGCGGTGATGCCGCCGCTGATCCTCGGCTTCATCCGGCTGTGGGGATAA
- a CDS encoding MFS transporter — translation MKRYFYLGLGSLAMCVFGLMYNWTVFSPAVSVQLNVSAASVANVFSVCQICFCAGGVLSGFIYYRVPFRASMLIASLMIGVGLFLTSRADQVAMIYACYSVLFSLGAGFAYKALLTTVMTWFNDKPGLASGVLVMGAGLTAFVFNVPTSLIIESLGWRTAMLLLALIAFVLSLVVSLIVRPRGVVRKAGKLEEGEEEGQVSTGQMMKSTRFYVYFIWSVLVLAGCSSLTGTAVSCGISFGISATMAATLSMIISLFNSVSRVFYGIIYDKIGRKTAMGIATTLFIIAVIILYCAFTLGSTALLAVSFIFVGLSFGAVPTISSAYILTTFGKKYYPSNFSIQGTYTLFSPFLGTMLFSALFTATQSYPLSYSYLIAYALIALGLFFGLNRLLNNPKTTAH, via the coding sequence ATGAAACGTTATTTTTATTTAGGTCTGGGTTCACTGGCGATGTGCGTCTTTGGACTGATGTATAACTGGACGGTGTTTTCTCCGGCCGTCAGTGTTCAGCTGAACGTCTCAGCTGCCAGTGTCGCCAATGTTTTCTCGGTCTGTCAGATCTGTTTTTGTGCCGGTGGGGTGCTGAGCGGTTTTATTTATTACCGCGTTCCGTTTCGCGCAAGCATGCTGATCGCCAGTCTGATGATCGGCGTGGGTTTGTTTCTGACCAGCCGGGCGGATCAGGTGGCGATGATCTACGCCTGCTACAGCGTGCTGTTTTCTCTTGGCGCCGGGTTTGCGTATAAAGCGTTATTGACGACGGTCATGACCTGGTTTAACGATAAGCCAGGCTTAGCCAGCGGCGTATTGGTGATGGGAGCGGGACTGACGGCGTTTGTATTCAATGTCCCGACCTCGCTGATCATAGAAAGTCTGGGCTGGCGGACGGCGATGCTTCTGCTGGCACTGATCGCCTTTGTTCTTTCCCTGGTCGTGTCGCTGATCGTGCGCCCGCGCGGCGTCGTCCGCAAAGCGGGAAAGCTGGAGGAAGGGGAGGAAGAAGGTCAGGTATCGACCGGTCAGATGATGAAAAGCACCCGTTTCTATGTGTATTTTATCTGGAGTGTTCTGGTGCTGGCCGGCTGCAGTTCACTGACTGGCACGGCGGTCAGCTGCGGCATCAGCTTCGGCATCAGCGCGACGATGGCGGCCACGCTGTCGATGATCATCTCGCTGTTCAATTCCGTCAGCCGCGTCTTTTACGGCATTATTTATGATAAGATCGGCCGGAAAACAGCGATGGGGATCGCCACGACGCTGTTTATCATCGCGGTCATCATTCTCTACTGTGCCTTTACCCTTGGCAGCACAGCGCTGTTAGCGGTCAGCTTTATTTTTGTCGGCCTCAGCTTCGGCGCGGTGCCGACGATTTCTTCCGCTTACATCCTGACCACCTTCGGCAAGAAGTATTATCCGAGTAATTTCAGCATCCAGGGAACCTATACGCTGTTCAGTCCGTTTTTAGGCACGATGCTGTTCAGCGCCCTGTTTACCGCAACTCAAAGCTACCCGCTTTCCTACAGCTATCTGATCGCGTATGCTTTGATCGCGCTGGGGCTGTTCTTTGGCCTGAACCGATTGTTAAACAACCCGAAAACCACGGCTCATTGA